The Leadbettera azotonutricia ZAS-9 genome has a window encoding:
- a CDS encoding DUF445 domain-containing protein, whose protein sequence is MIAILPWIIPPLVGAIIGYVTNAIAIKMLFRPLKEVRILGIRLPFTPGILPRERHKLAESIGRMVERELITPEILKERFSRQDTKEALGLSISAYTARLLALPPADWDAKISGLAREGAEIVYPKAARGIIGLLNRNDIKLALENQGRRLVASTIDKLNPFQRFFVSAGQFDSTLKEKMPVIIEDLILQLEALLDSPEAKAKILKTMEEEIQSFPAKNANANLKKLLDFDTGKKSRLDAFLAEKILSTATEQIDSLLKTINVRTLVSDRIDSLDMLQVERIVLDVMAGQLKWINVFGGILGALIGGIQVLLAQVI, encoded by the coding sequence ATGATAGCCATCCTTCCCTGGATCATCCCGCCCCTGGTGGGCGCCATAATAGGGTACGTCACCAATGCAATTGCCATCAAAATGCTTTTCCGCCCTTTGAAGGAAGTGCGCATACTGGGCATACGCCTGCCTTTTACCCCGGGCATTTTGCCCAGGGAGCGGCATAAACTGGCAGAAAGCATAGGCCGCATGGTAGAGCGGGAGCTTATTACCCCTGAAATCCTCAAGGAACGCTTTTCCCGGCAGGACACGAAGGAAGCCCTGGGCTTGTCCATTTCAGCCTATACCGCGAGGCTGCTTGCCCTTCCGCCGGCCGATTGGGATGCAAAAATCTCCGGGCTTGCCCGGGAGGGGGCTGAAATTGTATACCCCAAAGCGGCCAGGGGCATTATAGGCTTGCTTAACCGCAATGACATAAAGCTTGCCCTTGAAAACCAGGGCCGACGCCTCGTTGCCAGCACTATAGACAAACTCAACCCTTTTCAACGTTTTTTCGTTTCCGCAGGCCAATTTGACAGCACCCTCAAGGAAAAGATGCCCGTGATAATCGAAGATCTTATCCTTCAGCTTGAAGCCCTCCTCGATTCCCCCGAGGCCAAGGCCAAAATCCTTAAAACCATGGAAGAAGAAATCCAAAGCTTCCCGGCAAAAAACGCCAATGCCAATCTTAAAAAGCTCCTCGATTTTGATACGGGGAAAAAATCCCGCCTTGATGCCTTCCTTGCCGAAAAGATCCTCTCCACTGCCACGGAGCAGATAGATTCCCTCCTTAAAACCATCAATGTCAGGACCCTGGTCTCCGACCGTATCGATTCCCTGGACATGCTCCAGGTTGAGCGCATAGTCCTTGATGTAATGGCAGGCCAGCTAAAATGGATAAACGTCTTCGGCGGAATCCTGGGAGCGTTGATTGGCGGAATACAGGTGTTGCTGGCCCAGGTGATTTGA
- the rlmN gene encoding 23S rRNA (adenine(2503)-C(2))-methyltransferase RlmN, whose amino-acid sequence MARPALAGLSLKEICGLLPHLPGFRHKQICQWICAGVETFEGMNNLPKALRDELNQNYRLYDGKTSNCLEDEDGTVKLQITLEDNSKIEAVILSDGEGRKTACISTQAGCPAGCLFCKTGSLGFTRNLTSTEMVSQFLFLRQKSSGTPAGPGGQGSSPGISHIVIMGMGEPLLNLEELRKAIAFFCDEGGLNISKRRITLSTSGIAKGIQDLAANGPDIRLALSLTTARQDLRKRLMPFSDPLPDLKEALVHYQKNQNRRITLEAVLLGGLNTSQSDAAALAGFARGLDAVVNLIPWNPVEGLFFEGKPLAPPLPGKVRTFARALETLGLNVTLRYEKGRGVNGACGQLGELRRSPA is encoded by the coding sequence ATGGCCAGGCCCGCCCTTGCAGGGCTGTCCCTCAAGGAAATCTGCGGGCTGCTTCCCCATCTGCCTGGTTTCAGGCATAAACAGATTTGCCAGTGGATATGCGCGGGGGTGGAAACTTTTGAGGGGATGAACAACCTCCCCAAGGCTTTGCGTGATGAACTGAACCAAAACTACCGGCTTTATGACGGGAAAACCAGCAATTGCCTCGAAGACGAAGATGGCACAGTCAAGCTCCAGATAACCCTGGAAGACAATAGCAAAATAGAGGCGGTGATCCTTTCTGACGGCGAAGGCAGAAAAACAGCCTGCATCTCTACCCAGGCGGGCTGCCCCGCAGGCTGCCTGTTCTGCAAAACAGGCAGCCTTGGCTTTACCCGGAACCTCACGAGCACAGAAATGGTTTCCCAATTCCTCTTTCTCCGCCAAAAATCCTCAGGAACCCCTGCCGGGCCCGGAGGGCAAGGTTCGTCTCCGGGTATTTCCCACATAGTCATTATGGGTATGGGGGAGCCTCTCCTGAATCTGGAAGAACTGCGAAAGGCAATCGCCTTCTTCTGTGATGAGGGCGGCCTCAACATCTCCAAACGGCGCATCACCCTTTCCACCAGCGGCATTGCCAAAGGCATTCAAGACCTGGCGGCCAATGGCCCCGACATACGCCTTGCGCTTTCATTGACTACCGCGAGGCAGGATCTGCGCAAGCGGCTCATGCCCTTTTCCGACCCCTTGCCCGATCTGAAAGAAGCCCTTGTCCACTATCAGAAAAACCAAAACCGGCGCATCACCCTGGAGGCGGTCCTCCTGGGCGGCTTGAACACAAGCCAAAGCGATGCAGCCGCCCTTGCCGGTTTTGCAAGGGGCCTGGATGCAGTGGTGAACCTCATCCCCTGGAACCCCGTGGAGGGGCTCTTTTTCGAAGGGAAGCCTCTTGCCCCTCCCCTCCCCGGCAAAGTCAGAACCTTTGCCAGGGCACTGGAAACCCTTGGCCTGAACGTTACCCTCCGCTACGAAAAAGGGAGAGGCGTGAACGGCGCCTGCGGGCAACTGGGGGAACTCCGCCGAAGCCCGGCATAA
- a CDS encoding tetratricopeptide repeat protein, with product MSDLFNELPGPRSGETEEKSGGPDDNQELTAISELSKKGYKYLRENRIEEAVDCFSQILKVDENNNYALVGMGDATRKRGSFKDAVIYYQHCLSYHPGNNYALFGLADCFKAINQFHKAIEIWEQYLLHDDKSITVLTRVADAYRKVRDFKHSKAVYLRVLEIEADNPYAIIGLGYLHYDFKEYLDALFYWEKMIEVNKDNVDIRVLTSIGNCHRKLKTFESGIAYFEKALQRDPGNFYALFGLADCYRGLNQQDRSLGYWNRILEQDPRNKVILTRAGDAYRNINQYEKSVDYYERALNIEFDTYAVLGLALVAKSQGKFDEAQESLRRLIQQDPKNYRLYIELADCRLRKGDRHEAVEILENFQRQGLRNNAVIEFLERIRY from the coding sequence ATGAGTGACTTGTTTAATGAACTCCCCGGCCCTCGGAGCGGGGAGACTGAGGAAAAAAGCGGGGGCCCTGACGATAACCAGGAACTCACCGCGATTTCCGAACTCTCAAAGAAGGGCTACAAATATTTACGGGAAAACCGGATTGAAGAAGCGGTCGACTGCTTCAGCCAAATCCTCAAGGTTGATGAAAACAACAACTACGCCCTTGTAGGCATGGGCGATGCCACCCGCAAGCGGGGCAGCTTCAAGGATGCGGTAATCTATTACCAGCATTGCCTGTCCTATCATCCAGGGAACAACTATGCCCTGTTCGGTCTGGCTGATTGCTTCAAAGCCATCAACCAATTCCATAAAGCCATAGAAATCTGGGAGCAGTACCTGCTCCATGACGATAAAAGCATCACTGTCCTTACCCGTGTGGCAGACGCCTACCGCAAGGTTCGGGATTTTAAGCATTCCAAGGCAGTGTACCTCAGGGTGCTGGAAATAGAGGCCGATAACCCCTACGCCATTATAGGCCTGGGCTATCTCCATTACGACTTTAAAGAATACCTGGATGCCCTTTTCTATTGGGAAAAGATGATCGAGGTCAACAAGGACAATGTTGATATCAGGGTGCTGACATCCATTGGCAACTGCCACCGGAAGCTCAAAACTTTTGAAAGCGGCATTGCCTACTTCGAAAAAGCCCTGCAGCGTGATCCCGGCAACTTCTATGCCCTATTCGGCCTTGCGGACTGTTACCGGGGCCTGAACCAGCAGGATCGCTCTTTGGGCTATTGGAACCGGATACTGGAACAGGATCCCCGGAACAAAGTCATCCTCACCCGGGCAGGCGACGCCTATCGCAACATAAACCAGTACGAAAAGTCCGTGGACTATTACGAGCGGGCCCTGAATATCGAATTCGACACCTACGCGGTACTTGGCCTTGCCCTGGTTGCCAAATCCCAGGGCAAATTCGACGAAGCCCAGGAATCCCTGCGCCGCCTTATCCAGCAGGACCCCAAAAATTACCGCCTCTACATTGAACTTGCGGACTGCCGTCTCAGGAAAGGCGACAGGCACGAGGCTGTGGAAATCCTCGAAAATTTCCAGCGCCAGGGCCTGCGCAACAATGCGGTAATCGAATTTTTGGAAAGGATTCGATACTAA
- a CDS encoding RsmD family RNA methyltransferase, translated as MRITGGTLAGRQVKVPEGVIRPAMDRMRESVFASLGDLTGLSFLDLFTGSGIIALEAASRGASYIEAVEMDPKKRKTLLENVSIAPVRVNCRFMAAELYVKRAKKAFDLVFCDPPFPYQYKWELVEAISASPLIKTGSKLLIHRPREDFHDDPIPGLEKFDSREYGRSVVDFYKSLKNGDFL; from the coding sequence ATGCGCATCACTGGCGGAACCCTTGCCGGAAGGCAAGTAAAAGTACCTGAAGGGGTCATACGGCCCGCCATGGATCGCATGCGGGAATCGGTATTTGCCTCCCTTGGGGATCTCACGGGCCTCTCCTTCCTCGACTTGTTCACCGGCTCGGGCATCATAGCCCTGGAGGCGGCTTCCCGGGGAGCTTCGTACATCGAAGCAGTAGAAATGGACCCAAAAAAACGGAAAACCCTCCTTGAAAACGTTTCCATTGCCCCGGTAAGGGTTAATTGCCGCTTTATGGCAGCGGAATTATACGTGAAACGGGCAAAAAAAGCCTTTGACCTTGTGTTCTGCGATCCCCCCTTCCCATATCAATACAAATGGGAACTGGTGGAGGCGATTTCGGCTTCCCCTCTTATAAAAACAGGCTCAAAGCTCCTTATCCACAGGCCCAGGGAGGATTTCCATGACGACCCCATCCCGGGGCTGGAGAAATTCGACTCCAGGGAATACGGGCGTTCAGTAGTGGATTTCTATAAATCGTTAAAAAATGGAGATTTTTTATAA
- the rpsF gene encoding 30S ribosomal protein S6, which translates to MRQYELTVIFPLEDDQHKVGRELLLSDLANHGVVIEKTDENGDRDLAYEIRKRRRGKYVLFTIQSDPEKITQLDRIFKLNANLLKYLFVRVEE; encoded by the coding sequence ATGCGTCAGTACGAACTGACGGTCATTTTCCCATTGGAAGATGACCAGCACAAAGTGGGCCGCGAGCTTCTGCTCAGCGACCTGGCAAACCACGGAGTCGTCATCGAAAAAACCGATGAAAACGGCGATCGCGATCTGGCTTACGAAATCAGGAAAAGGCGCCGAGGCAAGTACGTTCTTTTCACCATCCAATCAGATCCTGAAAAGATCACCCAGCTTGACCGGATTTTTAAACTCAATGCCAATCTGCTCAAGTATCTCTTTGTAAGAGTGGAAGAATAA
- the ssb gene encoding single-stranded DNA-binding protein encodes MADINHVVLVGRLTRDAELKYTASGQAVCKFSLAINRRRKNGDQWENEANYFDIVLWGKMGEAVAKLLVKGKAVGVDGELRQDRWQQQDGQNRSKVEIVASNVQLLGGNPGSGSGEYNGPSNGGSYGSSGSGQGDYPPENRGGEAPAGDDGFSDDIPF; translated from the coding sequence ATGGCCGATATCAACCATGTGGTACTGGTAGGCAGGCTGACCCGGGACGCGGAGCTTAAATACACGGCTTCCGGGCAGGCGGTCTGCAAATTTTCCCTTGCCATCAACCGGCGCCGCAAGAACGGCGACCAGTGGGAAAACGAAGCCAACTATTTCGACATAGTCCTTTGGGGCAAAATGGGCGAAGCAGTGGCCAAGCTTCTGGTTAAAGGCAAGGCTGTGGGCGTTGACGGCGAACTCCGCCAGGATCGATGGCAGCAGCAGGACGGCCAAAACCGTTCCAAAGTCGAAATCGTGGCCAGCAATGTCCAGCTTTTGGGAGGCAATCCCGGTAGCGGTTCAGGCGAGTACAATGGCCCCTCTAACGGAGGGAGCTACGGTTCGTCCGGCAGCGGCCAGGGCGATTATCCCCCGGAAAACAGGGGCGGCGAGGCCCCTGCGGGGGATGATGGTTTTTCCGACGATATTCCATTTTAA
- the rpsR gene encoding 30S ribosomal protein S18: protein MSDEKYMDGERPSRQDRGMNEGMDGRDGEGGRGKGKVYFKKKVCKFCIQKLKIDYKDSDTLRRFITERGKILPRRITGTCAKHQRSLALAIKRARIIALLPFVAD, encoded by the coding sequence ATGTCTGATGAGAAATATATGGATGGCGAGCGGCCTTCACGGCAGGATCGCGGCATGAATGAAGGCATGGATGGCCGGGACGGTGAAGGCGGTCGGGGTAAGGGCAAGGTCTACTTCAAAAAAAAGGTTTGCAAGTTCTGCATACAGAAGCTGAAGATAGATTACAAGGATTCCGATACCCTGAGGCGTTTTATCACCGAGCGGGGGAAGATCCTGCCAAGGCGCATCACCGGCACCTGCGCAAAGCACCAGCGTTCATTGGCTCTTGCAATCAAGCGGGCCAGGATCATCGCTCTGCTTCCCTTTGTCGCCGACTGA
- the rplI gene encoding 50S ribosomal protein L9: MKVILNKDLSPLGEEGDVKEVAKGYARNFLFPRGIAVPYNDRTVKLFESRKEEIEARKAEKRNDAAGLKEKLEALVLEITMPAGANGKLYGAVTSQTIADELAKQGHHIERKRIELAGSNFKSVGKYKAAIKLYESAAAEITITIVGQEIKTESRTPAQPARGKRRRDADIVQADAVQTDTVQAEAAAPEAPAGNGAPVSEPAAQAAPEIQANPEPAAAE; the protein is encoded by the coding sequence ATGAAAGTAATTTTGAACAAGGATCTCTCCCCCCTGGGAGAAGAAGGGGATGTAAAAGAAGTAGCCAAAGGCTATGCGAGGAATTTCCTTTTTCCACGGGGTATAGCTGTCCCTTATAACGACAGGACTGTAAAGCTTTTCGAATCCCGGAAGGAAGAGATTGAAGCCAGAAAGGCTGAAAAACGCAATGATGCTGCGGGGCTCAAAGAAAAGCTCGAAGCCCTGGTATTGGAAATCACCATGCCCGCAGGGGCCAATGGAAAGCTTTACGGCGCTGTCACAAGCCAGACCATTGCTGACGAGCTTGCAAAGCAGGGCCATCACATTGAAAGGAAACGCATCGAGCTGGCTGGCTCCAACTTCAAGAGCGTAGGCAAATACAAGGCCGCCATTAAGCTTTACGAAAGCGCTGCGGCTGAAATTACCATTACCATTGTCGGCCAAGAAATAAAGACCGAAAGCCGGACTCCCGCCCAGCCTGCACGGGGCAAGAGGCGCAGGGATGCGGACATCGTCCAGGCGGACGCAGTCCAGACGGACACCGTCCAGGCGGAAGCTGCTGCGCCTGAAGCCCCGGCCGGGAATGGGGCTCCTGTTTCCGAGCCCGCGGCACAGGCGGCTCCCGAAATTCAGGCAAATCCCGAACCTGCAGCCGCAGAATAA
- the dnaB gene encoding replicative DNA helicase — protein MASQGIADRIPPQNEDAEKAALGAMLIDDTAIAVVRQFLEPEDFYSTFNKRIYEAIISLYSAGHKADLLTIKGELEKTGKLDEAGGIDYIAGLTHVVPSSANADYYALKVQECSLRRGLIQTAGIAGSKAYDETNDPRLLLEETQQRLFALSDTRRLFTYKKVGKIINATFTYLEGVFNTKAEYTGIPSGFDALDALTSGFQKAELIVIGARPGMGKTAIALTMASNISMGKKKTPAAFFSLEMSDQSLMLRIISAEAKIDSQKLRTGKFDSSDIPNIWAATDRIHQAPLYIVDMPHMTILDIQAMARMLRTQEKVEIIFIDYIGLIGSDNPKLARYELISEVSRSLKGLARELDIPIVALSQLRREAEKEKPNLSDIRESGSIEQDADMVMFINRDRELEKTAEEQAQAEGQVVQLILAKNRNGPVGTINLTFLKPFTKFAPYAGDKH, from the coding sequence ATGGCCTCCCAGGGCATAGCGGACAGAATACCTCCTCAAAACGAGGACGCTGAAAAAGCAGCCCTGGGGGCTATGCTCATAGACGACACAGCCATTGCGGTGGTGCGCCAGTTTCTTGAACCTGAAGATTTCTACAGCACCTTCAACAAGCGTATTTATGAAGCCATAATCAGCCTCTATTCCGCAGGGCATAAAGCGGATCTCCTCACCATCAAGGGGGAGCTTGAGAAAACCGGGAAGCTGGATGAAGCCGGGGGCATCGATTATATAGCCGGCCTTACCCATGTAGTGCCTTCCAGCGCCAATGCCGATTACTATGCCCTTAAAGTCCAGGAATGCTCCTTAAGGCGCGGGCTGATACAGACAGCGGGCATTGCCGGCAGCAAAGCCTATGACGAGACGAATGATCCCCGGCTTCTGCTCGAAGAAACCCAGCAGCGTCTTTTTGCGTTAAGCGATACCCGGCGCCTTTTTACTTATAAAAAGGTCGGTAAAATAATAAACGCTACTTTTACCTATCTTGAAGGCGTCTTTAATACCAAAGCTGAATACACGGGGATTCCATCGGGCTTTGACGCTCTGGACGCCCTTACTTCAGGTTTCCAAAAGGCTGAGCTCATAGTCATAGGGGCAAGGCCGGGTATGGGCAAGACCGCCATAGCCCTGACCATGGCATCCAATATTTCCATGGGGAAGAAGAAAACACCTGCTGCCTTTTTTTCATTGGAAATGTCGGATCAATCCCTGATGCTCAGGATCATCTCTGCGGAGGCAAAAATAGATTCCCAAAAGCTCAGGACAGGCAAGTTCGATTCTTCTGATATTCCGAACATTTGGGCAGCCACTGACAGGATACACCAGGCGCCCCTCTACATTGTGGATATGCCCCACATGACTATCCTTGACATTCAGGCCATGGCAAGGATGCTCAGGACCCAGGAGAAGGTAGAAATTATCTTTATCGATTACATTGGCCTCATAGGTTCGGACAACCCCAAGCTTGCCCGCTATGAGCTTATTTCGGAAGTTTCCCGTTCATTAAAAGGCCTTGCTCGTGAACTGGATATACCCATAGTGGCCCTTTCCCAGCTGCGCCGCGAGGCAGAAAAAGAGAAGCCCAACCTTTCGGACATCAGGGAGTCAGGCTCCATAGAGCAGGATGCCGACATGGTCATGTTCATCAACCGCGACAGGGAACTGGAAAAAACCGCAGAGGAGCAGGCCCAGGCGGAAGGCCAGGTGGTTCAGCTTATTTTGGCAAAAAACCGCAACGGCCCGGTAGGGACCATAAACCTCACCTTCCTCAAACCTTTTACAAAATTTGCCCCTTATGCGGGCGACAAACATTAA
- a CDS encoding late competence development ComFB family protein — MAFIDDYDFDLLINEAEKLVLADLGRQLEAYPEAICKCNDCVVDMAAMALNSVKPLYRVSLLGTIYASRAMDEKAYATSIREAVFKAIEKVRKNPSHE, encoded by the coding sequence ATGGCTTTTATTGATGATTACGATTTCGATCTTTTAATCAACGAGGCAGAAAAGCTGGTTCTTGCAGACCTCGGACGCCAGCTTGAAGCATATCCCGAAGCCATCTGCAAATGCAACGATTGCGTGGTGGACATGGCAGCCATGGCCCTCAATTCGGTAAAGCCTCTCTACAGGGTTTCGCTTTTAGGGACCATCTATGCTTCACGGGCGATGGACGAAAAAGCCTATGCCACAAGCATACGGGAAGCGGTTTTCAAGGCCATAGAAAAAGTACGGAAAAACCCGAGCCACGAATAA
- a CDS encoding WD40 repeat domain-containing protein: protein MNALICDPRGRVLSAGADGFLEIWDINANAASERFQLSPYSITSMALRPGKAQVTLVESDSLGLYRISAWDYEQKKNLFTLRFRDSISYANYSAAGNFLMVARSGRTGVAFINSDTGEVLKSPQELTGTVAFAATGRSERTMISYMPSGVLSYWDLESGEEIRHFNVPSNISSPVLLGNNRFFAGFDSSALVVLDAVSGQLILRESSIPRGTIIAGNNELSEFVCLAVSGNSATLYHLNISNSGNLETKNRRPVPSNLNQVSAGAVISDNSVVLGTRDGQVFVFNGNGSSRVMNTHSQLRLLDASVSGSALAFIAEDSKLGFIPLDYAKLDSKNTLRLQDASPYTHVSSDPAANSGFLLWQSSNTRSFPVIKTLSGQPEYGNTQDAFIDKVTLRFPLRSVAILKDRFAFLDSVGNITVTDQKEGRLVFSHTSSGAQDAAFIDENNMLIGRSVGTGSTAFLIVNVATGETVPLSIPASIGAEIYRSSSGNLYGGILSQNQNGYQTSVLIINTANPAQSRKLIEYSSEDTKFTMAEAQGYLATSLGGDRASLYRTTGNTEARPIERSDGLPQSILEGERWFIVIDTEGNICWHDPRTGRLLASFKLYGDEWVLEKGSSTIRGKVNR from the coding sequence GTGAATGCCCTTATCTGCGATCCCAGGGGAAGGGTGCTCAGCGCAGGGGCAGACGGATTTTTGGAAATCTGGGACATCAATGCCAATGCTGCGTCAGAAAGATTCCAGCTGAGCCCGTATTCAATTACGTCCATGGCTTTAAGGCCCGGTAAGGCCCAGGTAACCCTTGTTGAAAGCGACAGTCTCGGGCTTTACCGGATTTCTGCCTGGGATTATGAACAAAAAAAGAACCTTTTTACCCTGCGTTTCCGGGATTCCATAAGCTATGCCAATTATTCCGCAGCAGGCAATTTCCTTATGGTAGCCAGGAGCGGCAGGACAGGCGTCGCATTTATCAATTCTGATACTGGGGAAGTCCTCAAGTCTCCCCAGGAGCTTACAGGCACTGTTGCTTTTGCTGCTACAGGCCGTTCGGAACGCACCATGATTTCGTATATGCCTTCTGGGGTGCTTTCCTATTGGGATCTTGAATCCGGTGAGGAAATACGGCATTTCAATGTGCCCTCCAATATCAGCTCCCCTGTGCTTTTGGGAAACAACCGTTTCTTTGCAGGCTTTGATTCATCTGCCCTGGTGGTACTGGATGCGGTTTCGGGCCAGCTTATACTGAGGGAGAGCAGCATACCCAGGGGAACCATTATTGCCGGGAACAATGAGCTTTCTGAATTTGTCTGCCTTGCGGTTTCGGGGAATTCCGCTACCCTCTATCACCTGAACATCAGCAATTCCGGAAACCTTGAAACAAAAAACCGGCGTCCTGTCCCATCCAATTTGAATCAGGTAAGCGCAGGCGCAGTCATATCGGACAATTCGGTAGTGCTTGGGACCAGGGATGGCCAAGTTTTTGTGTTCAATGGAAACGGCAGCTCTCGCGTTATGAATACCCACTCTCAGCTTCGCCTGCTTGATGCCTCTGTTTCCGGCAGCGCGCTGGCTTTCATCGCTGAAGATTCCAAATTGGGATTCATCCCCCTGGATTATGCCAAGCTTGATTCAAAAAACACCTTGAGGCTTCAGGATGCAAGCCCGTATACCCATGTAAGTTCTGACCCTGCCGCGAACTCGGGCTTTCTCCTCTGGCAGTCGAGTAATACCCGTTCTTTCCCTGTAATAAAAACCCTTTCAGGCCAGCCTGAATATGGCAATACCCAGGATGCGTTTATTGACAAAGTTACCCTGCGTTTCCCCCTGCGTTCTGTGGCGATATTGAAAGACAGGTTCGCGTTTCTTGATTCAGTGGGAAATATAACAGTAACGGATCAAAAAGAAGGCCGTCTTGTTTTCAGCCACACTTCATCGGGAGCCCAGGATGCAGCTTTTATTGATGAAAACAATATGCTCATAGGGCGCAGCGTTGGCACCGGCAGCACTGCTTTTCTTATAGTGAATGTTGCCACCGGCGAAACTGTCCCCCTTTCAATCCCGGCATCCATAGGCGCAGAAATTTACCGGAGCAGCTCCGGCAATCTTTATGGCGGAATCCTCAGCCAAAATCAAAATGGCTATCAGACTTCTGTGCTGATCATCAATACTGCTAACCCTGCCCAGTCCCGCAAACTCATTGAATATTCAAGCGAGGACACCAAATTCACTATGGCCGAAGCCCAGGGCTACCTTGCGACTTCCCTTGGCGGCGACAGGGCTTCCCTTTACCGCACTACAGGAAATACCGAAGCCCGCCCCATCGAAAGAAGCGACGGCCTCCCCCAATCGATTCTGGAAGGCGAGCGCTGGTTCATCGTTATTGATACAGAGGGCAATATATGCTGGCACGATCCCCGAACCGGCCGACTCCTTGCAAGCTTTAAGCTTTACGGAGACGAGTGGGTGCTGGAAAAGGGCAGCAGCACGATCAGGGGAAAGGTGAACAGATAA